GTTCATATCAATCTTTTGACTGCTTTGCGACATGCGCTGAAGCAGTATTTCCGCGAGCGCCACGATGTTTATGTCAGCGGGAATATTTTTCTCTATTATCGCGATGAACAAGGCCACCGTAAAAACGTGTCGCCGGATATTCTTGTTGTTTTCGGCATCGAGAAAAAAGAGCGCCGCCTCTACAAACTGGAAGACGAAGGCAAGGCGCCGGACGTTGTGATCGAGTTGATCTCTGCCGAAACGAAAGCAAAAGACCTCGGCGAGAAGCGTTACATCTATGCCACGCTGGGCGTAAAAGAATACTACCTCTTCGATCCTTTGCATGAAACCTTGCAGCCCGCGTTGCGCGGCTATCAGCTCGTTGAAGGCGAGTATGCGCCGATGACGGGAACAAATTTGTTGAGCCCGGCTTTGGGGCTGGAGTTGCGCGAAGAAGGCGGCACGCTTCGCCTCTATGATTCCGAAACCGGTACGCGTTTGCTCACGCCGGAGGAGGCTGAAGCAGCGCGCAATGAGGCCGAAGCTAAAGCTGCTCGCGAGTCAGCGCAACGCGAAGCGGCGGAGGCAGAGGTCGCCCGCTTGCGGGAAGAATTGGCCAAGCTGCGCGGATAGAACTCTGCTCAGGATTCCCGCCGCACAGCTTTGGGCGTCCCCTCCGGATCATGCACGGAAAAGTTTTTATTGCGTGCTTTGAATCTTGCGTTGGCGCTTGCAGTCTTATTCCAAATTTGATTCCCCAAAACATCTGAACTTGAAAACCGGAGGTGTCCCGTGCCCCGCATCGTTCGTGGCGGTTTGATTCAAGCCTCACTTGCTGCACCAATTGATTCTCCTCTCGACAAGATCAAGAAAGCTATGATTGACAAGCACGTCACGCTCATCGAACAAGCTGCGAGCAAAGGCGTGCAAGTGCTCTGTTTGCAGGAAATTTTTTACGGCCCGTATTTTTGCGCCGAAGAACAAACCAAGTGGTACGAGACGGCAGAACGCATTCCCGAGGGGCCGACGATCAAACTCATGCAAGAGTTGGCGAAGAAGCATCAAATGGTGATCGTCGTGCCGATTTACGAAGAAGAAATGACGGGCGTGTTCTACAACACGGCCGCGGTGATCGACGAGCGCGGCAATTATCTCGGCAAGTACCGCAAACACCACATTCCGCATTGCCACCCGGGTTTTTGGGAGAAATTTTATTTCAAGCCCG
This region of Cytophagia bacterium CHB2 genomic DNA includes:
- a CDS encoding Uma2 family endonuclease yields the protein MALPNVQSLPRRRSYRKEHLPESDGRPLAETDVHINLLTALRHALKQYFRERHDVYVSGNIFLYYRDEQGHRKNVSPDILVVFGIEKKERRLYKLEDEGKAPDVVIELISAETKAKDLGEKRYIYATLGVKEYYLFDPLHETLQPALRGYQLVEGEYAPMTGTNLLSPALGLELREEGGTLRLYDSETGTRLLTPEEAEAARNEAEAKAARESAQREAAEAEVARLREELAKLRG
- a CDS encoding acyltransferase; this encodes MPRIVRGGLIQASLAAPIDSPLDKIKKAMIDKHVTLIEQAASKGVQVLCLQEIFYGPYFCAEEQTKWYETAERIPEGPTIKLMQELAKKHQMVIVVPIYEEEMTGVFYNTAAVIDERGNYLGKYRKHHIPHCHPGFWEKFYFKPGNLGYPVFQTTFGRIGVYICYDRHFPEGARALGLNGAEIVFNPSATVAGLSEYLWKLEQPAHAVANQYFVGAINRVGVEKPWCIGEFYGQSYFCDPRGQILVQGSRDQDEVVVADLDLDKIREVRNVWQFFRDRRPESYGALLE